A stretch of the Verrucomicrobiia bacterium genome encodes the following:
- the hyfB gene encoding hydrogenase 4 subunit B has product MDLLSPAFLLRIALGAYAAGVAGSLLGLRRPSLANMLGFGCATLAGVAGIGAAVLVLTAGAGTQTAAFELWPSLIPYVRLTVNLDALSAFFLLIVSLLAVGLSLYSLGYVRGFYGRKNVGVLGAFYNSLLMAVTLVFIASNAFFFLIAWEIMALCAYCLVSFEHEKAEARNAGVLYFIMSHIGTGCLILGFLLLFQFSGDYSFEGFRAWGAKLPPGQRNAAFLLFLAGFGVKAGIVPLHIWLPEAHPVAPSNVSALLSGVMIKTGIYGLTRVLFDFLGTPPNWWGVTVLSIGTISAVLGVLYALMEHDLKRLLAYHSIENIGIILMGLGAALMFLHTGHPVLATLALIAGMYHTINHAMFKGLLFLGAGAVLHSTHTRNMEEMGGLIKRMPTTALFFLIGAVAISALPPLNGFVSEWLTYQALLQGFGTTESLVRLMFPLGGAMLALTGALAAACFVKAFGITFLAQPRGHEAREAHEASPTMLAGMGFLTAVCIFLGLFPTLFLRLLDPLTAQLTGERLGATLSLSHGLVLGNTQPLGGSVSTLGMLLMGICLLPIPLVLWLFFGRRALVRIGPTWDCGSRGLTPQMEYTATGFSKPIRMIFKALFRPKREVQREYDYSPYFAKTIRFQSHIEEAFVTRIYRPLNRGILRLSRRMRALQAGSIQAYLIYIFITLLLLLMFTL; this is encoded by the coding sequence ATGGACCTTTTGTCTCCCGCGTTTCTCTTGAGAATTGCTTTGGGCGCTTACGCCGCCGGAGTGGCGGGCAGTCTGCTGGGCTTGCGCCGGCCAAGCCTGGCCAACATGCTGGGATTCGGCTGTGCGACCCTGGCCGGTGTTGCCGGAATCGGGGCAGCAGTCCTGGTCTTGACCGCCGGAGCCGGAACGCAGACAGCCGCATTTGAGCTGTGGCCATCCCTCATTCCTTATGTGCGGTTGACGGTCAACCTCGACGCTCTGTCGGCTTTTTTCCTGCTTATCGTCTCGTTGTTGGCCGTGGGGCTGTCGCTTTACTCGTTAGGGTACGTGCGCGGCTTTTACGGGAGAAAGAACGTGGGTGTGCTTGGGGCTTTTTACAACTCCCTGTTAATGGCCGTGACATTGGTGTTCATTGCCTCCAATGCCTTCTTTTTTCTCATTGCCTGGGAAATCATGGCATTGTGTGCCTATTGCCTGGTGAGTTTCGAGCATGAAAAGGCCGAAGCGCGAAACGCCGGAGTGCTCTACTTCATCATGTCGCACATTGGGACCGGCTGCCTGATTCTAGGTTTCCTGCTCCTGTTCCAATTCTCGGGCGATTACTCTTTCGAAGGGTTCCGGGCGTGGGGTGCCAAGCTGCCGCCTGGGCAGCGCAATGCGGCGTTTCTTCTGTTCCTGGCCGGCTTTGGGGTCAAGGCTGGCATCGTTCCGCTGCACATCTGGTTGCCGGAAGCGCACCCGGTTGCCCCGAGCAATGTCTCGGCCTTGCTGTCGGGCGTGATGATCAAAACCGGCATCTACGGCCTGACGCGTGTGCTGTTCGATTTCCTGGGCACTCCGCCTAATTGGTGGGGGGTCACCGTGCTGTCTATCGGGACCATCTCCGCCGTCCTGGGCGTGTTATACGCGCTGATGGAGCACGACCTCAAACGGCTGCTGGCCTATCACAGCATCGAAAATATCGGCATCATCCTGATGGGGCTGGGAGCGGCGTTGATGTTTTTGCATACCGGCCATCCGGTGTTGGCGACCCTGGCCTTGATCGCCGGGATGTATCACACGATCAACCACGCCATGTTCAAGGGCCTGTTGTTCCTTGGCGCCGGGGCGGTCCTTCATTCGACGCACACCCGGAACATGGAAGAGATGGGCGGTTTGATTAAGCGGATGCCCACAACCGCTCTTTTTTTCCTGATAGGGGCTGTGGCTATTTCGGCATTGCCGCCGCTCAATGGTTTTGTGAGCGAATGGCTCACTTATCAAGCGCTGCTGCAGGGTTTCGGCACGACTGAAAGCCTGGTGCGGCTGATGTTCCCGCTGGGGGGCGCCATGCTGGCCCTGACTGGCGCGCTGGCGGCGGCCTGTTTTGTGAAAGCTTTTGGCATCACCTTTCTGGCCCAACCTCGCGGCCATGAAGCCCGCGAGGCCCATGAGGCCTCTCCAACCATGCTGGCCGGCATGGGATTTCTTACAGCCGTCTGTATCTTTCTGGGGCTTTTCCCAACTCTCTTTCTGCGACTCCTGGACCCGTTGACCGCGCAACTGACTGGAGAACGGCTCGGCGCCACTTTGAGCCTGTCCCACGGGCTTGTCCTGGGAAATACTCAGCCGCTGGGAGGCTCCGTATCCACATTGGGGATGTTGCTGATGGGGATTTGTCTGCTGCCGATTCCGCTGGTTCTATGGTTGTTCTTTGGCCGGCGCGCCCTGGTGCGTATTGGACCGACCTGGGACTGCGGATCGAGAGGACTCACCCCGCAAATGGAATACACGGCAACCGGCTTTTCGAAACCGATACGGATGATCTTTAAAGCCCTGTTCCGCCCGAAACGCGAGGTCCAGCGCGAATACGATTACTCGCCTTATTTTGCCAAGACGATCCGGTTTCAGAGCCATATCGAGGAGGCCTTTGTAACGCGCATTTACCGGCCGCTGAATCGGGGCATTCTGCGGCTGTCTCGCCGCATGCGGGCCCTGCAAGCGGGCAGCATCCAGGCCTACTTGATCTATATCTTCATCACCTTGCTGCTGCTCCTGATGTTTACGTTATGA
- a CDS encoding PTS sugar transporter subunit IIA encodes MLSATLNSLASSTLEDFTRPGLIIPQLRQRDTAGVISELSQALQQQGCVPDLLPFYHAALNQELLASSALACGMAFPHARLGGVKQLQFALGRTSQPMAWGAKGPWGVQLIFLLAVPATDAACYLHLLASLARLGQQPKWLAELRAAPDIAGIRAVLQKIKVRPAEPNCRRPESER; translated from the coding sequence ATGCTCTCCGCTACGCTCAATTCTTTGGCCTCGAGTACACTCGAGGATTTTACCCGGCCCGGGCTGATCATACCGCAGTTGCGCCAACGCGACACGGCCGGGGTCATCAGCGAACTTAGCCAGGCCCTCCAGCAGCAAGGCTGTGTGCCTGACCTGCTGCCGTTCTATCACGCGGCCCTGAACCAGGAGCTGCTGGCCAGCTCTGCCCTCGCGTGCGGGATGGCTTTTCCCCATGCGCGTTTGGGCGGAGTTAAGCAGTTGCAATTCGCCCTGGGCCGCACGTCGCAACCGATGGCTTGGGGCGCCAAAGGCCCGTGGGGAGTGCAACTGATCTTCCTATTGGCCGTTCCGGCAACTGATGCAGCCTGTTACCTGCACCTGTTGGCCAGCCTGGCGCGGCTGGGCCAGCAGCCCAAGTGGCTGGCCGAATTGCGCGCAGCCCCTGACATCGCAGGCATTCGCGCCGTGCTTCAGAAGATTAAAGTGCGCCCTGCCGAGCCCAATTGCCGGCGGCCTGAATCCGAACGCTAA
- a CDS encoding NADH-quinone oxidoreductase subunit H has product MNAFLGIVLQTALLLGLAPLVSGCIKNWKAKLQNRRGPRLWQPYLDLAKFLRKQMVISEHASWIFRATPFVLFISTLLAGLMVPLISIQAPLSLFGGVLAFVGLLALGRFFLALSGLDAASAFGGMGSSREMTISAIAEPALMLAVFTVAIKAGSTNLSQMLLAATGPTATLLNPARVLAFAALFIVLLAETGRLPVDNPATHLELTMIHEAMILEYSGRYLALIEWSAALKQLILMALLVNIFFPLGIASDTNAFALGSSLLWFLLKLLGMAGAVVLVETTNAKLRLFRVPDLVSAAFILATLALLSTFLFPY; this is encoded by the coding sequence ATGAACGCGTTCCTGGGCATTGTTTTGCAGACAGCGCTGCTCCTGGGCCTGGCGCCACTGGTCAGCGGCTGCATCAAAAACTGGAAAGCCAAGCTGCAGAACCGGCGCGGACCGCGTTTGTGGCAGCCATACCTCGATCTTGCCAAGTTCCTTCGCAAACAGATGGTCATCTCCGAACATGCTTCGTGGATTTTCCGCGCGACGCCTTTCGTCCTTTTCATCTCGACGCTCCTGGCCGGGCTGATGGTGCCGCTCATCAGCATTCAGGCGCCCTTGAGCTTGTTTGGAGGGGTGCTGGCTTTCGTGGGCCTGCTGGCGTTGGGCAGGTTCTTCCTGGCACTTTCAGGGCTTGACGCAGCCAGCGCTTTTGGCGGCATGGGCAGCAGCCGTGAGATGACCATCTCCGCGATTGCCGAGCCGGCTTTGATGCTGGCGGTCTTTACAGTCGCCATCAAGGCGGGTTCGACCAATTTGAGCCAAATGCTCCTGGCGGCCACCGGCCCGACGGCGACTCTGCTCAACCCGGCGCGGGTGCTGGCCTTTGCTGCCCTGTTCATTGTGTTGCTGGCCGAGACGGGCCGTCTTCCTGTGGATAACCCGGCCACCCACCTCGAACTGACCATGATTCATGAGGCGATGATTCTGGAATATTCGGGCCGCTATTTGGCCCTCATCGAGTGGAGCGCTGCGCTCAAACAGCTCATCCTGATGGCGTTGCTGGTGAATATCTTTTTTCCCCTCGGCATCGCTTCGGATACCAACGCCTTTGCTCTGGGCAGTTCGTTGCTTTGGTTCCTGCTTAAGCTGCTCGGGATGGCCGGAGCCGTGGTGCTCGTGGAAACGACAAACGCAAAGCTGCGCCTGTTCCGTGTGCCCGACTTGGTGAGCGCGGCCTTCATCCTGGCCACGCTGGCCCTGCTCTCCACATTTTTGTTTCCTTACTAA
- a CDS encoding C4-type zinc ribbon domain-containing protein encodes MNDVLQNLLKLQALEFDQTHDKKAQSQITELRALIPQPILGHYERLAVRGKKGVAVVRNQVCTGCHMRLPIGTINTLMQGADIQLCDTCGRYLYLPDPAESQFVENIAATKPAPKAAPKPRKRKALAPVV; translated from the coding sequence ATGAACGACGTGCTGCAGAACCTCCTGAAACTCCAGGCCCTGGAGTTTGACCAAACCCACGATAAAAAAGCCCAATCTCAAATCACCGAGCTGCGCGCGCTGATCCCGCAGCCCATCCTGGGCCATTACGAACGCCTCGCCGTGCGCGGCAAGAAAGGAGTGGCCGTGGTCCGCAACCAGGTTTGCACCGGATGCCACATGCGCCTGCCTATCGGCACCATCAACACACTTATGCAAGGCGCCGACATCCAGCTTTGCGATACTTGCGGACGCTATCTCTATCTGCCAGACCCCGCCGAGAGCCAGTTTGTTGAGAACATTGCCGCGACGAAGCCCGCCCCGAAGGCCGCACCCAAGCCACGAAAACGCAAAGCGCTTGCTCCAGTTGTCTAA